CCTGGATGCCAACTGCATCTTCACCAACGTCGCACTGACAGATGATGGCGATATCTGGTGGGAAGGCCTGACTCCTGAAGCGCCAGCGCACCTCATCGACTGGAAGGGCAACGACTGGACTCCTGAGTCCGGTGACCCATCGAGCCACCCGAACGCCCGCTTTGCCGCGCCTGCAAACCAGTGCCCATCAATTGCCCCGAACTGGGAAGACCCGGCCGGTGTGCCGATTGACGCCATGCTCTTCGGCGGTCGTCGTGCCACCAACGTCCCACTGGTCACCGAGTCCTTTAACTGGCAGCACGGTGTATTCGTCGGTTCGACGGTTTCAAGTGAGATGACTGCCGCAGCAGTCGGCGGTATGGGTCAGCTTCGACGTGATCCCTTCGCCATGCTGCCGTTCTGTGGCTACAACATGGCCGACTACTGGGGCCACTGGCTGAAGGTCGGAGCATTCACCACGCCAGACAAGTTGCCTCGCATCTACTCTGTCAACTGGTTCCGCAAGGACTCTGATGGCAAGTTCATTTGGCCTGGCTATGGCGAGAACTCACGGGTGCTTGAGTGGGTCGTGCGCCGCCTTGATGGCGACGCGGAGGCAGTGACCACGCCGATTGGTTTGGTTCCGGCTGCTGGAGACCTCAATGTCGATGGGCTGGACATCAGCTCAGAGAAGCTCGCTGAGTTGTTTGCAATCGATCCCAACACCTGGCTCGCCGAGGCAGACCTTACCGAGGAGTACTACCTGCAGTTCGGTGATCGAGTACCTGAAGCCCTGCATCTGGAGCTCGCGGGACTGCGCGACCGACTCAACAAGGCGTAATTAAGCCCGGTTTCGTTCAGGCCATTGTGGCGACAAGCAAGGCCTTGATCGAGTGCATGCGATTTTCGGCTTGATCAAACACGATGCTTGCTGGTGATTCGAAGACGTAATCGGTTACTTCGACTCCGTCAAGCAGGCCGAATTGATCGGCGATCTGTCGACCCACGCTCGTGTTCTGGTCGTGGTAGGCAGGCAGGCAGTGCATGAACTTGGCCTGCGGGTTGTTGGTGAGCTGCATGAGTGATGAATCAACGCGATAGGGGCGCAAGAGTTCAACGCGCTGTAGCCAGACATCCTTCTCTTCTCCCATGGATACCCAGACGTCGGTATGGACGAAGTCAACGCCTGATAGCCCTTCGGCGGTGTTGTCAGTGAGAGTGATGGTGGCTCCGCTGAGGGCTGCTCGAGTCTTGGCTAGTTCTTGAATCTCAGCTTCTGGCCACAGACTGCGTGGGGCCACGATGCGCACGTCAGCACCCATGATGGCGCCCATCACCAGCAGTGAGTTGCCCATGTTGTAGCGGGCATCTCCAACATAGGCATATCGAAGCGGACCCTCTGGAGCGTGATGCTCCTGCATGGTCATGAAATCGGCGAGCATCTGCGTGGGATGCCAACGGTCGGTCAGGCCATTGAAGACTGGCACTGACGACGCCTCAGCCAGTGCGAGCACAGTTGCATGTTCTGCGCCGCGGTACTCGATACCGTCAAACCAGCGATCAAGAACTCGCGCCGTGTCTGCGATGGACTCCTTATGTCCAATCTGTGAGCTGGCGGGATCCAGGATGGAAACCTGACCGCCCTGATCTTTCATCGCAATCTCAAACGCAAGGCGCGTTCTCGTGGACGTTTTCTCGAAGATAAGCGCGAGGTGTTTGCCAACCAGGCGCTGGCGTTCAGTGCCAAAGTTGCGTTCAGCCTTCAGCTGGACGGCAAGATCAAGAAGACCCTGCAATTCTGCAGCCGTAAAGTCTGACTCTTGAAGGAAGTCGCGATCAAGGAGTGTCACCAGCCGAACGCTAGCGGCAGTGAGGCGCAACTCCATAAATCGGGTCATCGGGTCCTGTGGGCAACTGCGGCTTACACTTTCTGCCATGAGCACGCCGCTGGATTCACCGAGCCTTTCGGGTGACACGCTTCTTGAAGAGTCGACTCGACTGAGCAATGACGATGGTGACCACGAGCGATTTGCCCATTTCGTGGAGAAAGCAAAGATTGTTGAAAGCGCAGTCACCGGCGAACCGGTCAAGGCACTGTGCGGCAAGGTGTGGATTCCGGGCCGCGATCCCTCACGCTTTCCGATTTGCCCAGACTGCAAGAAGATCCATGAGTCCCTGCCACGCGGTGGCGATTAATATCCCGCGCGCTCATCGTTCGCGTTCCACAGGCATGCGACTTTCGCTCCTCTGCCTTGCGATCGGGCTGGGTATCGCCGGGTGTGCGTCGCCTCAGCCGGCAGGGCTCCCACCTGAGCCGGTGACGGCGACCGGGCTTGCCCCCGGCATAGGAGACTGCTCTTTTGCGAATCTGACGACTCTTGACTCCGGGCGTCTAGCCGTCGCGCATGCCAAGCCCAAGCCCCCTTACTACACACAGCGTTCATTGACCGGGCCAATTGGCTTTGATGTCGATATTGCCAACGAGCTGGGTGAGGGACTCGGCTTTGAGGCAAGCCAACTCGGCTGGAGCAAACTGGATCGAGTATTCGATCGCGATGGGCATCCGAATTTCGATATTGCGATTGCCCAACTTCAGAAGCAGAAATTCAGCGCCAGCCTGGAATTCTCTGGCCCCTACTTCACTGAAACTCAAGTGCTGTTGGCGCTTCCCGACACGCCTATCACCAAAGTGACCTCAACTTCTGAGCTCGTCAAGTCGACACTTGGAGTTGTGCTGGGTTCCACGAGCCAGGCTTACGTGAGGGATGAATTGGGTCTGGATCCGGTGGCCTATCTATCGAATGCGGTGATCAAGGCAGCGATTCGCGATCGCCACATCGCAGGCATGGTTGTGCCGGTTGAAGATGTGCCGAGCATCCTTGCGACATCAAGTGAGCCCTTGGTTGTCGTGGGCCAGTTCCCTCCTGCCAGCACTGCGTTGACGTATCACGTCGCGCTTCCGATTGGCGACCCCTTGCTGGAGTGCGTTGATGCAGTGCTGGAGAAGATGAACAAATTGGGACAACTCGACGCCCTCCGTGCAAAGTGGTTTACCGACGGAGTCAGTCGCACGATCCGGTTGGTCTAAGTCGCGGCAGCGCCTCTAATCCCAAGGAGCGTTGGGCGTGGGGCGAGCCCATCCTCCTCGTGGCGCCCCTACGATTCCGTTAGGTGCGCTGAGCGCCTTTTGAACAAATATGGAGGATGTATGTCCACGGTGGATACAGGAACCGCTGAGGCCAGCGAGATTATCGAGGTCGTCAGCCGTAGCTGGTGGGTGCTGCTGTTCGTCGGTCTGGTCAGCATTGTCGTTGGAGTCTTTGCCGTATTGCAGCCAGAGACCGCAATCAAGACCTTGGCGCTGCTCTTTGCGATCTGGCTCGTCATCTCGGGTCTATGGCAATTCGTGCGCGGATTCAGCAGCGGCTTAGGTGGTGGCACTCGCGCCCTGCTCATCATCACAGGTGTGTTGTCCTTGCTCATTGGCTTCTATGCACTGCGTGCATGGTGGGAGACCGACAGTGCGCTGATCGCTGGTTGGATCCTTGCGATCTTCATCGGCATCGGCTTCTTGTTCCGGGGCTTCGCCGATCTCTTCATGGGAATTGAGCGCAAGGGCCAAGCAGGTCGGGGTTGGTTGATCTTCTCAGGAATCGTCATCATCATTGGCGGGTTTGTCGTGCTCACGGTTCCAATGACCATCGTGGCTCTTGCCTGGGTGGTAGGCATCTGGCTGATTGTGATTGGCATCTTTGAGATCATCGGTGCATTCATGGTGAAGAAGGCCGCTGCATAGCTTGAATTGTGAATGGCCCGCGGCTTTGCCGCGGGCCATTACATTTGTGTCATGGCCGCCGAGACTTCGCAGACTCTGGGCCGTGGCCTGCGCATTCTCGAAGTAGTCGCTGACGCCCCTGATGGGCTGACTGTCACTGAGATTTCTCAGACCTTGGGCATTGGCCGCACGGTCATTTATCGCCTCGTTGTCACCCTTGAGCAGCATGCCTTTCTTCGAAGGTCAGCCGACGGCAAATGCCGTCTTGGCCTGGCGCTGCTCTCCATGGGTCGCCAAGTGCAACCGGTAGTACGTGATGTGGCGCTACCAGCATTGAGGCTCTTGGCTGACGCAGTTGGCGCGACGGCACATCTCACCATTGTTGATGGCCTTGAAGCTGTGGCAGCGGTTGTCGTGGAGCCCAGCCGTTCAGATGTGCATGTTGCGTATCGCGTTGGTTCGCGTCATCCGCTTGAAGCCGGAGCGGCTGGCCGGGCCATCTTGGCCGCGCGCACTGCGGCTGGCCGTCCCTTGGATCCGCCGTGGATTCTGGCGACGAACGATGGACCCCAAGGCGCCTATGGCATTGCCGCGCCGATCAACTCAGTTCCAGGCCTGGAAGCAAGCGTGGGGGTGGTGTCATTGCGAGAATTGCCAGAGCAAGAAGTAGGTCCTCGTGTAGCGCGTGCCGCTGGCGAGATTTCACGAGCGCTTCGCTGATCTACCAGCATCCAGTGACGGTCGCTGCCAGCCCATCAACAGCCTGCCTGGTCTTCAATGGGCTGACTCCCTGCGGGCGATCGTTGACCAGAAACGAGAAGATTTTTGCGCGCCCATCGACACCATGGGTGACTCCGGAAAGTGCGATGGTGTCGAACAGAGTCCCAGTCTTTGCTCTAATTGCCCCTCGAGCGCATGCGCTGGGCTTACTGCTGTAGCGATGAAAGCGATCATCAAGGGTGCCATCTACACCCGAGGTTGGCATAGAGCCAGGATCAAACATCACGGCGTATCGCGAAGGATCCGTTGTGCTGGCAAGACGAAGCAGAGCTGCAAGAGACAGTGCAGTGAGTCGATCTTTGCGTGAAAGGCCGCTGCCGTCGGCCAGAGTCAAGGCTCTGCGGTCGATGCCCAGGATGTCAAAATTTGCGAGCGCCGCTTGCTCAGCTCCGGACCAGGTGGCTGCATGTCCAGTGGCCAAAGCGACATGTCGGTACAGCAACTCCGCAACATTGTTCTCGGAATCCAGAAGCATGAGATGCACTGCGTCGGCAACGGTGTGCGGACTTATTGACGTCAGGGCAGGCGTGCCAGCGGGCACGTCGATCTCAGTACCTGGAGTCACATTCAATCCTTGAGTTCGCAGTTGATCTATGAAGGTGTCACGCGCGTGCGCAACCGGGCTGCGGCTGTAATCGCCGAGCTTGGCCAATGCGCTGACGGGTGCCACGACGTACGGCACGTAGCCCTTCGTCCAACCAGGGCCGTTGCTGGCCCGTGGAAGCAGATTGACATCGGTGTCCACGACCAGCGGCTGTGCGTGATCGAGCAAGGCAGCAGTCTGATCAGCAAGGCTTCGCAGATTGCGAGCTGTCAGCAGTGGGTCGGCACCACCCTGCAAAGTGATGTGTCCTGGTTGGGTGCCGTTGAACACAGCAGTCGTGAATGTTTGGGTGGGACTCATCGTGGACAGCGCATTCACAGCAGTGACGATCTTCATATTCGAAGCGGGAAGCATCGGCGTATCTGCATCGCGTGAGGCGATGATGCGTTGAGATTCAGCGTCCATGACTACGAGCGCTACATCCTTGCCAATGGCTTTGTTATGCAATCGTTGTGAAATGCGACTGTTGACGCGTGATTCTGCAGGTGATTGCGCTTCAGTCAGAACAGCGCTGGCGGCCGGTGGCATGCTGATTACACTGGCGGCTGTGAGAAGGCTGATTGCAGTCAATAGCACAAGACCGGATTGGTGAATCTGAAACGCACGCCGCATGGAGCCATCATGCGACACGACCAAGGCAACTCAGCAATTCGGCTCTCGGAATGTGATGACGCACAATGGAGTCTCATCGTTTCCGACATTGGAGATCTGCTGTGCGACGACTAGTTGCCATTGCGCGCGTAGCCATGTTGGCCAGCGTGCTGCTCGCCACTGGTCTGGCTATGCCCGCTGCTCAGGCACAGGGAAGTCCCAAGATCGTGACGGGCTGGATGCCTTATTGGATGACCAGTCCATCGGCACCTCAGGGAGTGACCAACGCAGTCGCCAACGCCGACATCCTGACCGATGTCTCACCTTTCTGGTTCTCCGCGGTGTCCGGCGGCACGGCCGGGGTCAAGGTGGTCTTCAATCCGAACTTCGGCCAAGCTGAGGCCAACTCTGCCTGGGCCATAGCTCAGTTGCGTGCCGCCGGACTGTCGATCCTTCCCAGCATCGCCGATGGCTCAGGCAAGGGGCGAATGGCTGCGACATTGGCCGACCCTGCAAAACGGGCGCAGCACGTGGCTGACATCGTCAATCTGGTGACATCTCGTGGATTCGATGGCATCGACCTTGACTATGAGCAGTTCGCTTTCGCAGATGGACGATCAACGTGGACAGCAACCCAGCCGAACTGGACTGCGTTCATCAATGAGCTCAGTGCCGCCCTGCACGCACAGGGCAAGAGACTCTCAGTGACAATTCCTGGACCTTGCTCAACCAACAATGCCTGTGGCGGCACCAACGGCTACTGGGTGTACAACATCGGCGGCATATCCGCTGCCTCAGATGTCATTCGCATCATGACCTACGACTTCCACTACAACGCTCCTGGTCCGATTGCTCCCATCGGCTGGGTGACAACGTCGATGCAGTACGCCACCACGCAGGCACCTGCCAATAAATTGGTGGTGGGTGTGCCGGCCTACGGACGTTCGTGGACCAAGAAGACCGGCAACAGTTTTCAACTCACGGGCATCTGCCCCAAGGCGGGCAGTTCTGGAAGTGCCAAGACGGCCTACAACTCATTGACTTCGATGGCTTCGACGACGGCAGCAGCGATCCCGGCCCTGCTCACCTCGCTGGGCAAGACCGAGGCTGACGTGCAGTGGGATCAAGCATCTGCTGAGAACTGGATTGAATACGACAAGGCAGTGACGTGGACTGACGGCACTGGCGCATCACAGACCTGCACAGCGCGACGGGTGATGTGGTGGGTTGGACCGCAAGCGGCCCTCATACGCACGCAGTTGGTGGGCCAGCTTGGTCTTGCGGCGTCGGGTTTTTGGACGATCGGTGGCGATAGCCCTGCCATGTGGCCGTTGCTGCGCACCTACGCTCAGCAGTTGGCTCCCGCTGCCACTGCTGTAGTGCTGGTCGCACCTTCCAAGGCCGACTTCAACAGCTCAGCGCTCATCACGGCCACGGCCAACTCCCAAGGAGCTCCAGTGACTGGCGTTGATGCGGCCTTGCAGTTCCAGGCGGGCGGCAAGGGAGCGTGGGTCCAGATTGCAACTGCGCCGCTGGCTGCTGACGGCACAGTCGGATTCACTCCGACGTTCACCGCAGCAGGCAATTGGCGAGTCTTTGTGCCAGCTGCTGCAGGGCGCGGTGAACAGGCAAGTGATCCGGCTCGTGTCGATGTTGCCAGTTGGGTGCGCGCCAATCCGAAGAAGGCTCAAGTCGGTCCCAAGGCGAGGATCGTCGTGCGCGTTGTCGCCTTGCCAGCGCAAGCCGATCAGCGAGTCATCATTCAAGAGCAGCGCGGCTCAGCCTGGGTCCGGGTTGCCAGGGGGACAACCAACGCCGCAGGTGTTGCAAAGGTCTCCTTCATCGCGCCCAAGCAGAGGGGCGAACGTACGTATCGTGCAACTGCCGCAGCGACGGCTCAACTGAGTGCGGGCGCATCGCAACCCTTCTTTGTGAGCGTGAAGTAGCACTGCGTGCTTTGCCAGATTGACCGTACGCAAGACTTGTCGTATGTCCATCGCGCCGGCTGAGGTGGAGCAGACCGAGACTCTGCACGAGCCAGATCGGCCTTGGATCACGATCGTGTGGAACGACCCGGTCAACCTGATGTCGTATGTGACGTACGTCTTCATGACCTACTTTCACTACGACCGTGAGAAGGCCGAGAAGCTCATGCTCGATGTTCATGAGGAGGGTCGTGCTGTGGTGTCCAATGGCTCGCGCGAATCGATGGAGCGCGATGTCACAGCGATGCATGGCTTTGGGTTATGGGCCACCTTGCAAAAGGACGATTAGTGTCGGGCGGATTCATGTTGGAGCCCAATGGGCGCGTTCTGTTGCGGCTGGAGCCCGTTGAGCGGATGCTCTTGCTGTCACTTTGCGAACAGATGATTGATCTGGTCTCGCCCGGCGATTCCGATCCTGATGCCGATCCGCTCGCGGTAGCGGTGGGCATTGATGCGGCCGCGTTCACACCGCTAGACCCGGTGCTTCTGCGCCTGTTCCCGGAGGCCTACGCCCAGGATGCGGCTGCCTCCTCGGATTTTCGTCGATTCACCGAACGCGATCTGCGTCAGACAAAGAAGAATCACGCTCAAACCGTGCAGGACTGTCTGGAGCGATCTGGCGAGAAAGTGCTGTTTCCACTGTCACTTGGCCCAAGCTGGCTTGGGTTCATGAACGATGTTCGCTTGGCCCTTGGTGAGCGCATCGGAATCGATGACGATTTTCACGAAGAAGTGGCCGAACTTCCAGAGGACGATCCTCGCCTTGCGATGGTCGGGGTCTATGACTGGCTGACGTATCTCCAGGACTCGCTCGTTCAAATCATGCTCCCGTAAGGTCTGTGCTGTGCTCCGCATTCGTCAGAATCTTGTTGATCGCATCGTGGAACATGCGCGCGCGGACCACCCGGACGAGGCGTGTGGCGTCATTGCTGGCCCGGAGGGCTCTGACAGTCCGGAGCGCTTTATTCCGATGGTCAATGCAGCGCGGTCACCAACCTTCTATGAGTTCGACTCTGGGGATCTGTTTCGCCTGTACAAGGAGATGGCCGAGCGAGACGAAGACCCGATCGTGGTCTATCACTCGCACACTGCGACCGAGGCCTACCCTTCGCGGACAGATATCGCTTTGGCATCCGAGCCTGGAGCCCACTACGTACTGATCTCGACCCGTGAGACGGGAAATGCCCAAGGCCCCTATGAATTGCGGTCCTATCGCATCGTCGATGGTGAGGTAACCGAGGAAGCCATCGAAATCATCGATCTGCAAAGCCTTGGCAGCTGACAAATCTCAGGTAGTCAGCTGGAATAGCCCGCCATACTCTGTGGTTGAACGGAAAACTATTGTCTTTCGCTGAGGAGAACCAGTGGCCACCGAAGTACGGGTACCGACGATCCTTCGTGAATTCACTGGTGGCGAGAAGGCTGTCACCGCTGAAGGCCCGACCCTCGAGGCAATCATTGCCAACCTCGATGCGAACTATCCCGGTATCGGCGGACGCCTGATCGACTCCAGTGGCCTTCGTCGCTTTGTGAACGTCTACCTCAATGACGAGGATGTCCGTTTTCTCGATGGCCTGAACACCGCAGTGACTGATCGCGACGCCATCACGATCCTGCCAGCAGTAGCTGGCGGCTGAAGTCTCACGACCTTGAGATTCGATTCCCTTCTGGATTCGGTAGGCCACACCCCGCTTGTTGGCCTGCCTCGCCTATCGCCTTCTCCTGCAGTGCGCCTATGGGCAAAACTCGAAGACCGCAATCCCACAGGGTCGGTGAAGGATCGTGCGGCCCTTTCCATGATCCGCCAGGCCGAGGCCGAAGGTCGGATCAAGCCAGGCATGACCTTGCTTGAGCCAACTTCGGGCAACACGGGAATTTCGCTGGCGATGGTCGCAAAGCAGCACGGCTACAAGCTCATCTGCGTGATGCCCGAGAACACCTCAATCGAACGCACGCAGCTACTCACGATGTGGGGCGCCGAAGTCATTACCTCGCCTGCGGCAGGGGGCTCGAACGAGGCTGTGCGGGTCGCCAAGGGGCTGGCTGCTGAGAATCCCGACTGGGTGATGCTCTACCAGTACGGAAATGAAGCCAATGCTCAAGCGCACTTCGACACAACTGGCCCTGAACTCCTTGACGACCTGCCTACGATCACGCATTTTGTCGCCGGCCTTGGGACCACCGGAACGTTGATGGGGGTAGGCCGCTATTTCCGCGAGAAGAAGCCAGACGTGCAGATCATCGCTGCCGAGCCTCGCTACGGCGAGTTGGTGTACGGACTGCGCAACCTTGAAGAGGGCTTCATTCCCGAGCTCTATGACTCGTCTGTGTTGACGAGTCGCTTTTCCGTAGGCCCACTTGATGCGCTTCGTCGTACGCGCGAGCTTCTAGAGATCGAAGGAATTTTCGCCGGGATCTCAACTGGCGCAATCCTGCATGCTGCCCTCGGTGTCGCCGCCAAAGTCGTGCAGGCAGGCCAGGAAGCAGATATCGCCTTCATCGTGTGTGACGGTGGCTGGAAGTACCTCTCGACGGGCGCCTACGAAGGCACTTTGGACGAAGCCGAAGCCGCTATCGACGGCCAGCTCTGGGCCTAAGCAAGACTGGCGTCAATCCGTCAGGATCGACGCACCAGCGTGTGGCGCGTTCACGCGTTCTGCTTGAACCACACAGTCGCTGACTTGGTGTTGACCACGAGCAGGATCACCAGGCTGATGAAGATCGCAAACCAGCCGTATGGCAGGCGGAAGAAGCCAAAGACGATGTTGATGACCATGAAGACGCTGATGATCGTGTGCGCGGTGGCGGATCCGATCAACGTCATCTTGGTGAGCCAGAAGTAGATCAGTCCCAAGAAGATCGACATTGCTCCGTACATGATGAGCGTGAACGTGGGAATGGTGTGCGTGACGCCGTAGACATCATCCATGGTCGGGTTGTCCCCGAAGCTGGAAATGATCGCAATGAAGCCGATCGTCAGATTCCAGAGGGCGGCGATGAGCGTCAGAATTGCGACGACCAAGACGCCGATGGGTCGGCGCACGGTGGCTGTTCCAGACATGGTGTCCCTTTGTGAAGGTGCTCAATTCAACATCGTGAGCACGTCGTCGACATCAGCCTAGGGATCACTCGCCCGATTGTGCGGAACTTGGCCGTAGTCTTGAGTGGTTATGGCAGACGCTCCGATCGGCATCGTTGACTCAGGAGTCGGGGGTCTCACTGTTGCCCGTGCCATCCTCGATCAACTGCCGCATGAGCCCATCCTCTATGTCGGTGACACCGAGCGAGGGCCTTATGGTCCGCGGCCGATTGCTGAAGTGCGCCAGTTTGCCCTTGAGATCATGGACCGGCTCGTCGCTGACGGCGTCAAACTGCTCGTCATTGCATGCAACTCAGCAAGTGCCGCGACCCTGCGTGATGCGCGTGAACGCTACGACGTGCCAGTCGTCGAGGTTGTTCATCCGGCAGTGCGCCGTGCTGTTGCAGCGACGCGCAATGGACGCATTGGTGTCATCGGGACCGAGATGACCATCACCTCGCGGGCATATGAAGATGCTTTCGCTGCCGCACCTCAGTTGCAGATCGTTTCAGCGGCTTGCCCTGAGTTCGTTCAGTTTGTGGAAGCGGGTGTGACCTCGGGTGCGCATCTGCTCGATGTCGCGCATGCCTACCTGGATCCACTGCATGAGGCCGATGTCGACACTCTCGTCCTTGGATGCACGCACTATCCACTCCTCACGGGTGTGCTGTCGTACGTGATGGGCGAATCTGTCACCTTGGTCTCGAGTGCTGAAGAGACGGCCAAGGACGTGTATCGGACTCTCGTGGCACATGAGTTGGTGCGCGATCCCAACCTGGGCGAGCCTGTCCACCGCTTCGTTGCCACCGGAGATCCGGCTGCATTCGAACGTCTGGGCAGGCGTTTCCTGGGTCCAGAGATTGGCTTAGTCGGTCACTTCGGCTAGCTCAAACTCTCGCCCGAACCCGGGCAATAGAGTTGCGTCTCATGACTTCTGTGACCCCTCGCTCTGACGGCCGTGCCGACGATCAACTCCGCCCCATCACCTTTGAGCGTGGTTGGTTGGAGCAGGCCGAGGGATCAACCCTCATCTCCTTCGGACGCACGCGCGTGCTGTGCACAGCCTCCTTCTCGCCGGGTGTGCCTCGCTGGCTGAAGGGCAGTGGCAAGGGCTGGGTCACTGCCGAGTACGCGATGCTCCCGCGCGCGACAAATGAACGCAACGACCGAGAATCAGTCAAGGGCAAGCTGGGCGGCCGCACTCAGGAGATTTCGCGGCTGATCGGACGCAGCATTCGTGCCGTGGTCGACATGTCCAAGCTTGGTGAGAACACGATCCTGATCGACTGTGATGTTCTGCAGGCCGATGGTGGAACGCGCACTGCGGCAATCACAGGCGCCTACGTCGCGCTCATTGATTCGATCAACTGGGGCATCGAGCACGGTCACCTGAAATCTGATCCGATGATCGATTCGGTAGCAGCGGTCAGCGTTGGCATTATCGATGGCGTGCCGCGCCTTGATCTTCACTACGACGATGATGTGCGGGCCGAAACCGACATGAATGTGGTGATGACCGGTGACGGTCGCTTCGTTGAAGTGCAAGGCACGGCCGAAGGCGAGCCCTTTGATCGCGCGCTCCTTGACCAGTTGCTCAACCTTGCCACCGACGGATGTCGGGAACTGACGGTCATGCAGCATGCAGCACTCGCGACGAACCTTTAGGCAGTCATGTCAGTTCGGCTCGTACTCGCCAGCAGAAACAGCCACAAGATCATCGAGATGCGCCGCATCCTGACTGAACTTGGGCTGGACATTGAGCTGGTTGGAACTGATGAGTTTCCGGACCTCCCAGACGTTGAAGAAACCGGAAGCTCGTTTGCCGCCAATGCGATCCTGAAGGCTCGTGAAGTATGCGAATACACCGGACTGCCGGCGATCGGTGATGATTCCGGTCTCTCGGTTGACGCGCTGAACGGCATGCCAGGCATCTATTCAGCCCGCTGGGCCGGCACGCATGGACGTGATCAGGACAACTTGAAGCTGTTGATTGCCCAGCTCGATCATGTACCCGCGGGCCGCCGAGGGGCCGCATTCCATTGCGCGGTGGCAGTTGCAACGCCAGAAGGTGACGAACGCATTGTTGAGGGCGTGGTTGAAGGGTCACTCATCGGTGAGCCTCGGGGAGCCAATGGTTTTGGCTACGACCCGATATTTGTTCCAACTGGATTCGAGATCACCACGGCCGAGATGAGCGACGGGGACAAGGACTCGATCAGCCATCGAGGTCGCGCGCTGCGTGCAATCGCACCGGTGCTTGCCGAGTTGTTTCCGGCTGCTCTCCGGCGCTAGATCGATTTCTCGCGGAGGGGCGCGTTAGGGACTTTGGTCACTGATGCAGGAGCTTGGTGGTCCTGCATGATGGAATGGGATTCAGCTCTGGAGGGAGTACGCGTGGTCAGCGCCGAAGAACAAGCACCAAAAGCGCAGGTCATTCGCGTGTTCTTGCTGGACGACCATGAAATCGTGCGCAGAGGCGTTCGCGATCTGCTTGAAGCCGAAGTCGATATCGAAGTAGTAGGCGAAGCATCCACCGCCGAACAGGCCTTGCGCCGCGTGCCTGCCCTGAGTGCAGACGTAGCAGTTCTGGACGTTCGGCTTCCCGATGGCAACGGTGTCACGGTATGCCGAGAGTTGCGCTCGCAG
This window of the Actinomycetota bacterium genome carries:
- the rph gene encoding ribonuclease PH, which codes for MTSVTPRSDGRADDQLRPITFERGWLEQAEGSTLISFGRTRVLCTASFSPGVPRWLKGSGKGWVTAEYAMLPRATNERNDRESVKGKLGGRTQEISRLIGRSIRAVVDMSKLGENTILIDCDVLQADGGTRTAAITGAYVALIDSINWGIEHGHLKSDPMIDSVAAVSVGIIDGVPRLDLHYDDDVRAETDMNVVMTGDGRFVEVQGTAEGEPFDRALLDQLLNLATDGCRELTVMQHAALATNL
- a CDS encoding M67 family metallopeptidase gives rise to the protein MLRIRQNLVDRIVEHARADHPDEACGVIAGPEGSDSPERFIPMVNAARSPTFYEFDSGDLFRLYKEMAERDEDPIVVYHSHTATEAYPSRTDIALASEPGAHYVLISTRETGNAQGPYELRSYRIVDGEVTEEAIEIIDLQSLGS
- a CDS encoding MoaD/ThiS family protein, yielding MATEVRVPTILREFTGGEKAVTAEGPTLEAIIANLDANYPGIGGRLIDSSGLRRFVNVYLNDEDVRFLDGLNTAVTDRDAITILPAVAGG
- the clpS gene encoding ATP-dependent Clp protease adapter ClpS, giving the protein MSIAPAEVEQTETLHEPDRPWITIVWNDPVNLMSYVTYVFMTYFHYDREKAEKLMLDVHEEGRAVVSNGSRESMERDVTAMHGFGLWATLQKDD
- a CDS encoding cysteine synthase codes for the protein MRFDSLLDSVGHTPLVGLPRLSPSPAVRLWAKLEDRNPTGSVKDRAALSMIRQAEAEGRIKPGMTLLEPTSGNTGISLAMVAKQHGYKLICVMPENTSIERTQLLTMWGAEVITSPAAGGSNEAVRVAKGLAAENPDWVMLYQYGNEANAQAHFDTTGPELLDDLPTITHFVAGLGTTGTLMGVGRYFREKKPDVQIIAAEPRYGELVYGLRNLEEGFIPELYDSSVLTSRFSVGPLDALRRTRELLEIEGIFAGISTGAILHAALGVAAKVVQAGQEADIAFIVCDGGWKYLSTGAYEGTLDEAEAAIDGQLWA
- the rdgB gene encoding RdgB/HAM1 family non-canonical purine NTP pyrophosphatase, whose product is MSVRLVLASRNSHKIIEMRRILTELGLDIELVGTDEFPDLPDVEETGSSFAANAILKAREVCEYTGLPAIGDDSGLSVDALNGMPGIYSARWAGTHGRDQDNLKLLIAQLDHVPAGRRGAAFHCAVAVATPEGDERIVEGVVEGSLIGEPRGANGFGYDPIFVPTGFEITTAEMSDGDKDSISHRGRALRAIAPVLAELFPAALRR
- the murI gene encoding glutamate racemase, with protein sequence MADAPIGIVDSGVGGLTVARAILDQLPHEPILYVGDTERGPYGPRPIAEVRQFALEIMDRLVADGVKLLVIACNSASAATLRDARERYDVPVVEVVHPAVRRAVAATRNGRIGVIGTEMTITSRAYEDAFAAAPQLQIVSAACPEFVQFVEAGVTSGAHLLDVAHAYLDPLHEADVDTLVLGCTHYPLLTGVLSYVMGESVTLVSSAEETAKDVYRTLVAHELVRDPNLGEPVHRFVATGDPAAFERLGRRFLGPEIGLVGHFG
- a CDS encoding DUF2017 domain-containing protein yields the protein MSGGFMLEPNGRVLLRLEPVERMLLLSLCEQMIDLVSPGDSDPDADPLAVAVGIDAAAFTPLDPVLLRLFPEAYAQDAAASSDFRRFTERDLRQTKKNHAQTVQDCLERSGEKVLFPLSLGPSWLGFMNDVRLALGERIGIDDDFHEEVAELPEDDPRLAMVGVYDWLTYLQDSLVQIMLP